From Pseudomonas fluorescens:
GGAAGTGGAAAGTCGACCCGTTCAGCGTCGATGCGGTGTTGATCTATGCCCAGCGCGGCCATGGTCGACGCGCCAGCCTGTACAGCGACTACACCTTTGCAGTATGGGACGGCCCGGCCGGCAGCGAACGCACCTTGGTACCGTTCGCCAAGGCGTATTCAGGATTGACCGATGAAGAAATGCGCAAGGTCGACGCCATCGTGCGCAAGACCACTGTGGAGAAGTTCGGCCCGGTCAGCAGCGTAACGCCAAGCATGGTGTTCGAGTTGGGGTTCGAAGGCATTGCCCTGTCCAAGCGGCATAAGAGCGGGATAGCAGTGCGGTTCCCGCGGATGTTGCGCTGGCGCCAGGACAAGGCGGTGGATGAGGCGGATAACCTTGCCACCCTGCAGGACTTACTGGCCTGACGCAGAACACCTGTGGGAGCTAGCGGCCACCCACAATGGGATCTGCAAATGTTCCGAAATGGTGCGCTCAGTTTTCAATGCCCATTTTCGGGCATCTCCTATACTTATAACTCCCTCTTCCCACCTTTTAAAACGATCATTCGGAACTATGGTGCAGAAATTGCTACTTGTGATCCGTCTGACACCGTTCAGTAACAGTCCTAAACGCGCCACAAGCGCTTATCTTGGTTTCCAGGGATTACATAATGAAAAAAGCATTGCTGACCCTTTCTGCACTGGCTCTGTGCATGGCCGCCGGTACCGCGCTGGCCAAGGAATACAAGGAACTGCGTTTTGGTGTCGATCCTTCCTACGCGCCGTTCGAGTCCAAAGCTGCCGACGGCAGCCTGGTGGGCTTCGATATCGACCTGGGTAACGCGATCTGCGCCGAACTGAAAGTGAAGTGCAAGTGGGTCGAAAGTGATTTCGACGGCATGATTCCGGGCCTCAAAGCCAACAAGTTCGACGGTGTGATTTCCTCGATGACCGTCACCGAGGCCCGTATGAAGGCCATCGACTTCTCCAACGAGCTGTTCTCCGGCCCGACTTCGCTGGTCTTCAAGAAAGGCGCCGGCTACTCGACACCAGAGTCGCTCAAAGGCAAATCCGTGGGCTACGAGCAAGGCACCATCCAGGAAGCCTACGCCAAGGCCGTGCTGGATAAAGCCGGTGTAACCACCAAGGCCTACGCCAATCAGGACCAGGTTTACGCCGACCTGACCTCCGGTCGCCTCGACGCGTCCGTGCAGGACATGCTGCAAGCCGAACTGGGCTTCCTGAAGTCACCAGCCGGGGCGGGCTACGAAGTCAGCGCAGCCATCGATGACCCGTTGCTGCCGTCGAAAACCGCGGTCGGTATCAAAAAAGGTAACACTGAACTGAAGGCCCTTTTGGATAAAGGTATCAAAGCGTTACACGATGATGGCACCTACGCCACCATCCAGAAGAAACACTTTGGCGATCTGAACCTGTACAGCGGCAAATAATGCCTGGGGCGCCCCTTCGTTGAAGGGGCGCTTTTTTATCGCCATAGGTCCTGATTTATGTTCGAAGATCTGTTGCAAACCCTCGGGCTGAGCGCATTCAGCTTGAAGGGTTTCGGCCCGCTGTTGCTGCAAGGCACCTGGATGACCCTGAAGCTATCGGTGCTGTCGTTGGCCGTCAGCGTGTTGCTGGGCTTGCTCGGTGCCAGTGCCAAACTCTCCAGCCTGCCCTTCCTGCGCATCCCCGCCCAGCTCTACACCACCCTGATTCGCGGTGTACCCGACCTGGTCCTGATGCTGCTGATTTTCTACAGCCTGCAAACCTGGCTGACCGGTCTTACCGACTTCATGGAATGGGAATACATCGAGATCGACCCTTTCAGCGCCGGGGTGATCACCCTGGGCTTTATCTACGGTGCCTACTTCACCGAGACGTTTCGCGGTGCGATCCTCGCCGTCCCCCGCGGCCAATTGGAAGCCGCCACGGCTTATGGCCTCAAGCGCGGGCAACGTTTCCGCTATGTGACCTTCCCGCAGATGATGCGCTTTGCCCTGCCGGGTATCGGTAATAACTGGATGGTGATGCTCAAGGCCACCGCGCTGGTGTCGATCATCGGCCTGGCCGACCTGGTCAAGGCTGCCCAGGATGCCGGCAAGAGCACCTATCAACTGTTTTACTTCCTGGTGCTCGCTGCGCTGATCTACTTGCTGATCACCAGCGCATCGAACTTTGTCCTGCGTCGTCTTGAACGTCGCTACTCCGCAGGCTCACGGGAGGCCGTGCGATGATCGAACTCTTGCAGCAATACTGGCGCCCCTTCCTTTACAGCGACGGCCAGCACATTACCGGCCTGGCCATGACCATGTGGCTGCTCAGCGCCTCGCTGGTCATCGGCTTCCTGGTGTCGATCCCGCTGTCCATCGCCCGGGTATCGCGCAACCCGCTGGTGCGCTGGCCGGTGCAGTTCTATACCTACCTGTTTCGGGGCACGCCGCTGTATATCCAACTGCTGATTTGCTACACCGGCATCTACAGCATTGCCGCCGTGCGCGCGCAACCGGTCCTCGATGCGTTCTTTCGCGATGCAATGAACTGCACCGTCCTGGCCTTTGCCCTCAACACCTGCGCCTACACCACGGAGATCTTCGCCGGGGCGATCCGCAGCATGGCCCACGGCGAAGTCGAAGCGGCCAAGGCTTATGGCCTCAGCGGCTGGAAGCTGTACGCCTATGTGATCATGCCGTCAGCGTTGCGTCGCTCGCTGCCCTACTACAGCAACGAAGTGATCCTGATGTTGCACTCGACCACAGTGGCCTTTACCGCGACGATCCCGGACATCCTGAAAGTCGCGCGGGACGCCAACTCGGCCACCTTCATGACCTTTCAATCTTTCGGCATCGCTGCGCTGATCTACCTGACCGTGACCTTTGCCCTGGTCGGTCTGTTTCGTCTGGCGGAGCGCCGCTGGCTGGCGTTTCTCGGGCCGAGTCACTAAGGAGCCTTCATGCGTCATCAGATTCATGAGCTGATCGCGCCAGTACCCGGCACGGCGCGGCAGATTCACAGCTTTCATTTCGGCCCGGAGCAGGCCGAAGGCAAGATCTACATTCAGTCGTCGCTGCATGCCGACGAGCTGCCAGGCATGCTGGTGGCCTGGCACCTCAAGGTGCGCCTGGCGCAGCTGGCGGCGGCCGGCCGCTTGCGCAGCGAAGTCGTACTGGTGCCCATCGCCAACCCGGTGGGCCTGGAACAAGTGCTGATGGATATCCCGTTGGGCCGTTATGAACTGGAAAGCGGGCAGAACTTCAATCGCCTGTTCGTCGATCTCAGCGAAGACGTGGGCAACCAGGTCGAGGCCTTGCTGGGCGATGACCCGCGGCACAACGTCGAACTGATCCGCACTGCGCTGTCCACCGCGTTGGCCGCGCAAAACGCCGAGACCCAATTGCAATCCCAGCGCCTCGCGCTGCAACGCCTGGCCTGCGATGCGGACATGGTGCTGGACCTGCATTGCGACTTCGAAGCCGTGGCACACCTGTACACCACGCCAGAAGCCTGGCCACGGGTGGAGCCGCTGGCGCGCTATATCGGCTCAGAAGCCAATTTGCTGGCCACTGACTCCGGCGGACAGTCCTTCGATGAGTGTTTCACCCTGGTGTGGTGGCAGTTGCAGCAACGCTTTGGCGAACGCTTCCCGATTCCCATGGGCAGCTTTTCGGTGACGGTCGAGTTGCGCGGCCAAGGTGACGTCAACCACGGCCTGGCCCGCCTCGATTGCCAGGCGATCATCGACTACCTGATTCACTTCGGTGCGATCGACGGCGACGTCGCCCCGCTGCCCGACCTGCCCTACCCGGCCACGCCGCTGGCGGGCGTCGAGCCTGTGGCGACGCCGGTGGGCGGCTTGCTGGTGTTCAGTGCCTTGCCGGGCGAATACCTGGAGGCCGGGCAACTGATTGCCGAAATCATCGACCCCATCACTGACCGCGTAACGCCGGTGCACTGCCAGCAGGCCGGCCTGCTTTACGCCCGTTCGCTGCGACGCATGGCCACTGCGGGGATGGTCATCGGCCATGTCGCAGGCTCAGAGGCCTACCGCAGCGGCTACCTACTTTCGCCTTGAGGATGCATGCCCCATGTACAAACTGACCGTTGAAGGCCTGCATAAAAGCTATGGCGACAATGAAGTGCTCAAAGGTGTCTCGCTCAAGGCCAAGACCGGTGACGTGATCAGCCTGATCGGCGCCAGCGGCTCGGGCAAGAGCACCTTCCTGCGCTGCATCAACTTTCTGGAAACCCCCAACGACGGCGCCATGACCCTCGATGGCAAGCAAATCCGCATGGTCAGCGACCGCCACGGCATGCGCGTGGCCGACGATGCTGAGCTGCAACGCCTGCGCACGCGGCTGGCAATGGTGTTCCAACACTTCAACCTGTGGAGCCATATGAGCGTGCTGGAGAACATCACCATGGCCCCGCGCCGGGTGCTGGGTTGCAGCAAGAAGGACGCCGAAGACCGCGCCCGCCGCTACCTGGACAAAGTCGGCCTGCCGGCGCGCGTGGCCGATCAATACCCGGCGTTCCTCTCCGGCGGCCAGCAACAGCGGGTAGCGATCGCCCGTGCGCTGGCGATGGAGCCGGAGGTGATGCTGTTCGACGAACCCACCTCGGCCCTCGACCCCGAGCTGGTGGGCGAAGTGCTGAAGGTGATCCAGGGCCTGGCCGAGGAAGGCCGCACCATGATCATGGTCACCCACGAGATGAGCTTTGCGCGCAAGGTGTCGAGCCAGGTGCTGTTCCTGCACAAGGGCCTGGTGGAGGAGGAAGGCGCCCCGGAGGATGTGCTGGGCAATCCAAAGAGTGAGCGCCTGCAGCAGTTCTTGAGTGGCAATTTGAAGTAAACCTTTGCGATGCCTGGAGGGTCTGTGGAAATAGACCCTCCGGAATATCAGCCGCCGCATGGCAAAACCCATCGACTTCGCCAAGAAATGGTTTGCCGCCAAAGGCTGGAAGCCGTTCGACTTTCAAAAACACGTGTGGGCGGCGGTCAAGCATGGGCAGTCGGGGCTGCTGCATGCCAGCACCGGTGCCGGTAAAACCTACGCCCTGTGGTTTGCCGCGCTCAATCGCTTCGCCATCACCCGCCCGCCAACCAACGGCAAGCGCAAAGCCCCGGCTGAACCGTTGACGGTGTTGTGGATCACGCCCATGCGCGCCCTGGCCGCCGACACGGCGCGTGCCCTGGAAGCACCGCTGGAGGCGTTGCAGATTCCCTGGAGCGTTGGCCTGCGCACCGGCGACACCAGCAGCAACGAGCGCGCGCGCCAAACGCGGCGTCAGCCCACCGCCCTGGTCACCACCCCGGAAAGCCTGACCCTCATGCTGGCGCGCGCCGACAGCGAGGCGAGCCTGGCGCAGTTGCGCCTGGTGGTGGTGGACGAATGGCATGAATTGATCGGCAACAAGCGCGGCGTGCAGTTGCAACTCGCGTTGGCACGGTTGCGGCGCTGGCACCCTGAGCTGATGGTATGGGGGATTTCAGCGACCCTGGGCAACCAGGCCCACGCCTTGGAGGTCTTGGTCCCACAAGGCGGTGGCATCAACGTCCAGGGGCAAACCAGCAAGCCCTTGCAGGTCGACACCTTGCTGCCGCCCGTCGCTGAGCGCTTCCCCTGGGCCGGGCATATTGGCTTGAAGATGCTGCCGCAGGTGGTGGCCGAGGTAGATGCCTGCAGCAGTTGCCTGGTGTTTACCAATACGCGGGCGCAGTCAGAAATCTGGTATCAGGCCATTCTGGATGCGCGTCCGAATTGGGCCGGTTTGATTGCCCTGCACCACGGCTCGCTAGCACGGGAAACCCGAGACTGGGTGGAGCGCGCGCTGAAAGATGGGCAACTCAAGGCCGTGGTGTGCACGTCGAGCCTGGACCTGGGCGTGGATTTCCTGCCGGTGGAGCGCGTGTTGCAGATTGGCTCCGCCAAAGGCGTCGCGCGCCTGATGCAGCGCGCCGGACGCTCGGGGCATGCGCCAGGGCGACCATCACGGGTGACACTGGTGCCGACCCATACCCTGGAATTGGTAGAAGCGGCAGCGGCCCAGGATGCGATTGCCCAGCGACGCATCGAAGCGCGCGAATCGCCGTACAAACCATTGGATGTCCTCGTACAGCACCTGGTGAGCATGGCCCTGGGCGGTGGTTTTACGCCCGACGCGCTGCTGGCGGAAGTCCGCGGGGCCTGGGCCTATCGCGACCTCACGGACGCCGATTGGGCGTGGGCACTGGGGTTTGTTCGCCATGGCGGCCTATCGCTGACCGCCTACCCGGATTACCGCCGTGTCGAGCCGGACGAGCACGGTATCTGGCGCGTCCCGGATGCCCGGCTGGCGCGTCGTCACCGCATGAGCGTAGGTACCATCGTCAGCGACGCCAGTATCCAGCTGAAGTTCTGGAGCAAGGGCGGCGGCGGCAAGCACTTGGGCAGTGTCGAGGAAGGTTTTATCGCGCGGCTCAAGCCGGGTGATGGCTTCCTGTTTGCCGGGCGCTTGCTGGAGCTGGTGCGCGTGGAAAACATGACCGCCTATGTGCGCCGCGGCACCGCGAAAAAAGCCGCTGTGCCACGCTGGAATGGCGGGCGCATGCCGCTCTCCAATGAGCTGGCGCAGGCCGTCGTCGAGCGTTTTGATGCGGCGGCACAGGGCCACTTCCAAGGCCCGGAGATGCAGGCGGTGCGCCCCCTGCTGCAGACACAGTTGCGCTGGTCCGGGCTGCCGACCCGTGAGCATCTGCTGGCCGAAGCCCTCAGGTCGCGGGAGGGGTGGCACCTGTTTCTTTACCCGTTTGCCGGGCGTCAGGTGCACCTGGGATTGGCAAGCTTGCTGGCGTGGCGGGTCAGCCAAGAGCAGGCTGTGACGTTTTCGATTGCCGTCAATGATTACGGGCTGGAGCTATTGAGCGCCACTGAAGTGGATTGGCCATTGAGGCTGAACGAAGCATTACTGAGCCCCGCGGACTTACTGACGGACGTTATCGCCAGCCTGAACGCCGGGGAACTGGCTCTGCGCCGCTTTCGCGAAATCGCGCGCATCGCCGGGCTGGTATTCGCAGGTTACCCCGGCGCGCCGAAAAGCACGCGCCAGGTCCAGGCTTCCAGTGGTTTGTTTTTTGAAGTGTTCAAGCAATATGACCCGCAAAACCTGCTGCTGGCCCAGGCTGGGGAAGAAGTCCTGCGTGATGAGTTGGATATTCGCCGACTCGAAGAAACGTTGCTTCATCTGTCGGCGCTGAAACTGGACCTGCACCTGATCGAACGGCCTACGCCGCTGGCCTTTCCCCTGCTGGTGGAACGGATGCGCGAGAGCCTGAGTTCGGAAAAACTCTCGGAGCGCATTGCGCGGATGGTCAGGGACCTGGAAAAAGTCGCGGATAACGGGAAGCGCTGATGGTTTGCTCGGTGACACTTGAGGGAGAAGAACTGTGGTTGCTGGCGGACAGGGCTGTCTTTTGGCCTGCACACCGGTGCCTGTTAATTGCCGATGCGCATTTCGGCAAAGCCTCAGCCTATCGCAGCCTGGGGCAGCCGGTACCGCAGGGAACCACCACCGAGAACCTGCGGCGCCTGGATCGACTGCTATCAACACTACCGTGCGTGCAAGTAATCTTTCTTGGCGATTTCCTGCACGGCCCCGGATCCCACGCCAGTGGCACGCTGGAGGCGCTGAGGGCATGGCGCGTGCGCCATGCGGGTATGAGCCTGACGTTGATTCGTGGCAATCACGACAAACGCGCCGGCGACCCGCCAGCCGACCTGGGAATGGAGGTGGTCCCCGAGCCGTTGCTGATGGGTCCGTTCGCCCTGCAACACGAACCGCACGCCCACCCCAGCCACCACGTGTTGGCTGGGCATGTGCATCCGGTGTATCGCTTGCGCGGCAAGGGCCGCCAGAGTCTGCGCCTGCCGTGCTTCCAGCTTGGCGCACGCGTCAGCCTGCTGCCGGCATTTGGCGCGTTTACCGGTGGCTTTGCAGTGGAACGGGCGAATGACCGCCGAACATTTGTTATCGGCGATCATGAGGTCTGGCCAGTCGGTTAGATCTCAGGCAACTGGCGCGGGTGGTGGCTCGTCCGGCAGTGTCGGTTCACCGGGTTCGCTGGGCTGCGGGTAATCCGGATCGGGTTGACCGGGGATGCCGCCCGCATAAGCAGGATCGGCCATCAGGGACCAGGCCAGAACGCCAATCTGGTTGGGTTCAAGCCGGGCAAGTTCGGCGCTGATTCGCGGATTGATCTTCATAAGGTACTCCTCAAGCGTGGCTCGGTACGTTTTGCACGTACCGAGGCAGTACACCCAATA
This genomic window contains:
- the pdeM gene encoding ligase-associated DNA damage response endonuclease PdeM; translation: MVCSVTLEGEELWLLADRAVFWPAHRCLLIADAHFGKASAYRSLGQPVPQGTTTENLRRLDRLLSTLPCVQVIFLGDFLHGPGSHASGTLEALRAWRVRHAGMSLTLIRGNHDKRAGDPPADLGMEVVPEPLLMGPFALQHEPHAHPSHHVLAGHVHPVYRLRGKGRQSLRLPCFQLGARVSLLPAFGAFTGGFAVERANDRRTFVIGDHEVWPVG
- a CDS encoding ABC transporter ATP-binding protein: MYKLTVEGLHKSYGDNEVLKGVSLKAKTGDVISLIGASGSGKSTFLRCINFLETPNDGAMTLDGKQIRMVSDRHGMRVADDAELQRLRTRLAMVFQHFNLWSHMSVLENITMAPRRVLGCSKKDAEDRARRYLDKVGLPARVADQYPAFLSGGQQQRVAIARALAMEPEVMLFDEPTSALDPELVGEVLKVIQGLAEEGRTMIMVTHEMSFARKVSSQVLFLHKGLVEEEGAPEDVLGNPKSERLQQFLSGNLK
- a CDS encoding transporter substrate-binding domain-containing protein, whose protein sequence is MKKALLTLSALALCMAAGTALAKEYKELRFGVDPSYAPFESKAADGSLVGFDIDLGNAICAELKVKCKWVESDFDGMIPGLKANKFDGVISSMTVTEARMKAIDFSNELFSGPTSLVFKKGAGYSTPESLKGKSVGYEQGTIQEAYAKAVLDKAGVTTKAYANQDQVYADLTSGRLDASVQDMLQAELGFLKSPAGAGYEVSAAIDDPLLPSKTAVGIKKGNTELKALLDKGIKALHDDGTYATIQKKHFGDLNLYSGK
- a CDS encoding ABC transporter permease — protein: MFEDLLQTLGLSAFSLKGFGPLLLQGTWMTLKLSVLSLAVSVLLGLLGASAKLSSLPFLRIPAQLYTTLIRGVPDLVLMLLIFYSLQTWLTGLTDFMEWEYIEIDPFSAGVITLGFIYGAYFTETFRGAILAVPRGQLEAATAYGLKRGQRFRYVTFPQMMRFALPGIGNNWMVMLKATALVSIIGLADLVKAAQDAGKSTYQLFYFLVLAALIYLLITSASNFVLRRLERRYSAGSREAVR
- a CDS encoding ligase-associated DNA damage response DEXH box helicase, coding for MAKPIDFAKKWFAAKGWKPFDFQKHVWAAVKHGQSGLLHASTGAGKTYALWFAALNRFAITRPPTNGKRKAPAEPLTVLWITPMRALAADTARALEAPLEALQIPWSVGLRTGDTSSNERARQTRRQPTALVTTPESLTLMLARADSEASLAQLRLVVVDEWHELIGNKRGVQLQLALARLRRWHPELMVWGISATLGNQAHALEVLVPQGGGINVQGQTSKPLQVDTLLPPVAERFPWAGHIGLKMLPQVVAEVDACSSCLVFTNTRAQSEIWYQAILDARPNWAGLIALHHGSLARETRDWVERALKDGQLKAVVCTSSLDLGVDFLPVERVLQIGSAKGVARLMQRAGRSGHAPGRPSRVTLVPTHTLELVEAAAAQDAIAQRRIEARESPYKPLDVLVQHLVSMALGGGFTPDALLAEVRGAWAYRDLTDADWAWALGFVRHGGLSLTAYPDYRRVEPDEHGIWRVPDARLARRHRMSVGTIVSDASIQLKFWSKGGGGKHLGSVEEGFIARLKPGDGFLFAGRLLELVRVENMTAYVRRGTAKKAAVPRWNGGRMPLSNELAQAVVERFDAAAQGHFQGPEMQAVRPLLQTQLRWSGLPTREHLLAEALRSREGWHLFLYPFAGRQVHLGLASLLAWRVSQEQAVTFSIAVNDYGLELLSATEVDWPLRLNEALLSPADLLTDVIASLNAGELALRRFREIARIAGLVFAGYPGAPKSTRQVQASSGLFFEVFKQYDPQNLLLAQAGEEVLRDELDIRRLEETLLHLSALKLDLHLIERPTPLAFPLLVERMRESLSSEKLSERIARMVRDLEKVADNGKR
- a CDS encoding ABC transporter permease, whose amino-acid sequence is MIELLQQYWRPFLYSDGQHITGLAMTMWLLSASLVIGFLVSIPLSIARVSRNPLVRWPVQFYTYLFRGTPLYIQLLICYTGIYSIAAVRAQPVLDAFFRDAMNCTVLAFALNTCAYTTEIFAGAIRSMAHGEVEAAKAYGLSGWKLYAYVIMPSALRRSLPYYSNEVILMLHSTTVAFTATIPDILKVARDANSATFMTFQSFGIAALIYLTVTFALVGLFRLAERRWLAFLGPSH
- a CDS encoding succinylglutamate desuccinylase/aspartoacylase family protein, which produces MRHQIHELIAPVPGTARQIHSFHFGPEQAEGKIYIQSSLHADELPGMLVAWHLKVRLAQLAAAGRLRSEVVLVPIANPVGLEQVLMDIPLGRYELESGQNFNRLFVDLSEDVGNQVEALLGDDPRHNVELIRTALSTALAAQNAETQLQSQRLALQRLACDADMVLDLHCDFEAVAHLYTTPEAWPRVEPLARYIGSEANLLATDSGGQSFDECFTLVWWQLQQRFGERFPIPMGSFSVTVELRGQGDVNHGLARLDCQAIIDYLIHFGAIDGDVAPLPDLPYPATPLAGVEPVATPVGGLLVFSALPGEYLEAGQLIAEIIDPITDRVTPVHCQQAGLLYARSLRRMATAGMVIGHVAGSEAYRSGYLLSP